The genomic region CAGTGACGGCTGATGGGAGCTGTGGTCTTGTGGCTGCAGAGGATAAACATGGTGGGAGATGGTGATGTTTTTGGGATGCCGCGGCGAGGCAAACAGGCCCATCACTTTGCCCTCTAATTGGCGGTCCCCTGTAATTAACTTTACCCTCGTATCAGTCTATGTATCTTCCTCTCCTCTGCTGTCTCTCTGCCATTCTTTCTCTCCAATCTTGCGGTACACCAGCGGATATCTTCTCTCCCTGTTTGTCTGCGCCACTGTCTCCTCAACAatggagagacagaaaaaacgAGGGCGAAAAGGGAGGGatggagagggaggagagggagactgagagaggggaaaacaaaaggaaaagatCTGAAGGGCTGTGGTTGAGTGACTGATTTGGTGTAGACGTTCAATAACAGGGTGGGAGGGAGGCAGGAGACAGGGTTACGGGGACTGCGAGGGTTTAAAAGGACAGGAAAAGAAGCAGTGTGAATCACAGAGAGTGGGCCAGCGTGTACGGGGTGCACAAGAAGCCCCCGAAAGCTGATGAATGACACTTGCAACAAGCTTGTTTCTTAAAAACATCAGCATAATTGTGCCATGCTTCACCAAAACTGCTCTGCGGGGATGAGAGGGCAGAGAAGAGccttgtgtgtgtttactgcTGGGGAACGCTTTGATCTACTTCAGGATGCAATGTCTGTGGTCTGCGGTccaaaaatgtgtgtgttccGCAAAGTGCATATTGTTTATTTGAGTGAGTGTGCTTTTGTGGGCTCGAGCCAGTCTCTTGCGCTTTCttctttgtatgtgtgtgtgtgtgctttgttgAGTGTTTTGTTTATGCAGTGTGCATGgtcgtgtgtgtgtatgtgtttgtgtaatgtGAGTATTCAGGGCTGGCGTCAGGACTGAACCGCGGTGACGGCGTGGCTCTCGTGCGATGCCGGCCGGCGGTCGGACCGACGGACAGTGTGGTGGTGGAATGTTTGTGGAGGGtgtacgcacacacatacacatatacacacacagatacgcACTCAGGCATACAGacaacacacaacacagacacacataggCTGGCTGGCACTATTCTAGCCTCTGCGTGGAGGAGCCAGAGTCACCACCACAGCTTCCAGGAAGGACAACCACAGTCACACTGCGCTGGGTTTCCCACGGGGGAGGGGAGAGAGTGAGGGTGGAGGGATGTGCAAGGAAGGAGTGAAGGAAACTTTGGAGAAAGAAGGAGGGAAatgctgtgtgtatgtgagtgtgcatgtaAGGCAACAGGACACGGTGCAAACTCAGTGAAGAAAAGAGGAGGGTTCAGCATGCAGGAAGGATGGCCGAAACAAATCAGAGAGAGAACAAAGTAAACTCATCCACATCAatgcatcacagctgattttttaaaaattacatgtctatatatagatataattTTCCGAGAATAGGAACGTGGTTCATTTTTTATCTGTCTGTGCCATAGACAGGGGAGTAAAAGACagtctttctaatggccagcctGCAAGTGACATGCATGCATCActattgattttttaaattttatataattttatatatataactaAATATATGTGGCTAACATTAGCTTAGGCAACCCCAGCCCATTAAGGATTTTGTGAGGCAGCTGTTGCACTCATTGAAATCAAATAAGTCTGATTATCATGAGCTCCAAGTGATAAATTCCTCCTGTCTCACCTTGCATCTAATTTATCTGGGGTGAAAAACTGCCTGTCAGCTAATGACGGACAAATACTATAAACAAAAGGCCCCAAAAACTCAACTTTAAATTTATGTAatgaacagaaaatgaaaaagccatcagttctttattttttgaagaaaaatcAAACTGACAAGTGGACCGACTGCAAACAGGCTGATAATGTAATGGCTGTGTCCATCCTTACTATACAGTCTTTCTTCCAggctaaccctaaccctcaaaccactgcaccaccgtACTGTTCTCAGGCCTATGTTTGAAAGTTTTAAAGAAGCATTCAGATCCCCAGACGCTGTATAACACTATTACCCAATGGGGTTTACTTATAGGATGATGGTAGTGCCAGCATATAAATCTAACGTTAAAAAGATCACTGATAATTAAAGTGATTAGCACATCCATTGGCAAGTAAATGTCCAAAGTAAGTCTATACTGAACACAGTATGAGCACCAGTGGTTTATGCAGTTAATTTAGTGACCTCTGCTGTTAAAACTACAAAGGTGCAAAAGCAAAGGAAGAACATGTAAGGACAaagattcatttttttctcccaaaatgtaataaaacaaataaactgcACAATGCAAAAATGGATATTTTCTAAACATATAACAACAAACAATTCTAAACAGTTAAAATTCATTAAAACAATGTTCATCCAGAATTGCCACCTTGCACGTATATTCTCTGTTCACGTCACTGTTTGTTCAGGATAGTGGACATTATATTTGTTGCATAAACTTTAAAACCACAATTTTAGCTGATTTTATATGAACATAGTGCTGTAGCCCCGACAGCAGTTTCCATTACACCTGTTACTGCAAAGTGGTTAAACCCCTGACGTTTAGAGGAAAGTCTTCCAAATTTAAAACAAGATGGGTACATTTACTAGAACAGAGAGAAATGTGTGTAACGCTGAGTCCCGTTAATGCTGTTAATGCTGAGTCCCGTCTGGACTACAGATTTTGTCTTGAGATGTTAGGATGCCAGTAAACATGTTCTTTCTTTGTCCATGGTGTAAAGTATTCACTTGAGGTTACAAACATCCGCCACAAGGTGGAAGCATTGCAAAGAGGAGTGGTTATTCTTTATAAATTTCGCCAACTGCATCTTGGTCTACGGTTTGTGTCATGTTTATTTAAAGCTGGAGTTGGGCTTGCTCTGCAATTTTCAGGCAATATTTTAAAGAGGCCGGTGTATATGTTTATGTAGCAGTTGGTGTTAGAGATCATGTACCTATAGACTGCCATGTCCTCACATGTGTAGAGATATCCCATTATGATTTGGTGGTTTGGGCTTGGCATTAATTTGCTTTGTTTCTCCTTTGTTTTCTCGTTTCTTTTGTAGCCAGAGCCACTGCCATATATCCTGTACATATTTTCCATAGTATGTTTCTCCTTTCTGAATGTTCTCTGTATGTCATTAAACTGCTGCAAGAACCCCTTTTATTGTGTCCTGTGTGGCAACTAATTACCCGGGCAGAAGTTTTGGGAGCTCGTTGGGGCTGGAGCATGTACATGTGTGTTAATGCAAAACCATAATCCTCCCAGGAGCACAGACTCCAGCAAATTCAAGCACAGAACGTGCAATCCTTtgagaaaacccaaacaaaacataaaacccAAGAGTTCATTTTTAGATTGCaaaggcctcagttagcattttaaatgttaaagttcatgtcAGCACAATCACAAAAAATTGAACAAGTGGCTTGTTTGGAAAGTTTGCAGAGAAAAACTGTCATCTGACTAAAAAGAACATAGCAGCACATCTTAGGTTAGGTTAGCAGTGTTGCAtctaaacaaacataaatttcTGGAGCATTTTCCGTTTGGTCAGATGAGACTAAAGTggacatatttgtttaataaatatgTCAGACAGACAGCTCATGTTTGAAATGATTTATTTGGGTTCCACAAAAGTCCCACTGAGAGTCTTCAAACTTAATTTCACATATGTTACAAGTAGATCCCTCTATGGGCAGTTTTTAAGGGAGAAACCCGACACAACATTGGTGACTTTGATGACTTTGGGAGGAGCAGGGATGGTGATGACACGCTTCAGGTAGCAGCGACGCCTACAGTACAAAATCCAAcagtttaaattagagactggaGATATAGTTGTCATCAGATTACAAAAAGTGTGAATACAACAGATTAATAAATGTGACGTGGTTTCTGGGTGCGACGTGAATTACTAGTTTAAAGTGTGCACAGAAGTACTCGTAATACTTCACCAATAACTGCAATCAAAGAAAGTTTCATCAACGTAGGTGTAGAACTGGCAGTGAGGGTCCTCAGTGCATGTCTTCTGACATGTGTCTGCATCATCGATCAGCTCATAGCGAATGTCAGAACCTTTGAAATCTACTCCTTCATGAGCCACTCTAGCCCAGTCTGTTTGCAGAAACACATGTCACTATGCTGAAGGGATGGACACATAAAATATTCCTGTGCATAATTACAGTGTCTTTAACAATATTACCTTTACAGAAAAAAGCCCAAAAGATGATTGTCTCACATCCACATGTTGTATTCGAGGAAAATGACATAGATTTGGTTTGTCATCAAGTTTTACATTAAAAGTTTTGTTCTACTTTTTCTCCCTAGGTTATGACAAATTGATATCTGTAAATctacactgctcaaaaatgaAGCTAAAGAAACACTTTCAAAACAAATCAGATTTCAGTGATGTCAGATCCAAACTTGTATGATCTCAAAATCCTCCTTAATAGTTTGTTTGGCCCCTAGACGTGCATGCCTAAGCCTGTTCTGAAGCAGCCTAACCACATCAGGGCATGCACGTCTAATCATACTTATGAGACAGTCGATGGTGTCCTGGGGGATCTCCTCCGGGATCTGGACCAGTGCAACCTGACAATGTGGGATGGACTGAACCATAATGTCCTAGAGGTGGGGGTGTGGGGGCAGACAATGGAATCAATTActtcatcctccaggaactgCCTGATTGAGTGTTTCTTACAGTGGGCCCAACGTTCCAGGTTCCAATAAATTTATCATTTATGTAACAGTGTTATTATTCAGTATTCACCCACATTTATTTGCCTACGTTTTAAATTTGCTTGATGATctaaaacatgtaagtgtgaaatatttagaaaaataagaaatcaggaagggggaaAATACTTTTCACAACACTGTATGCTGTTCAGTAACTGTTCGCTCACAAACACGTTCATGTGCAGCATTAAAGGTTGATTTGCGCTACTCACTGCTGTTAAGCTGACAGGAACGGTGTGGTAGCCCTGAAGTGCCTGTATCTGCCCTGGTGACTATTTCATGTGTGTTTTCCTTCAGGTAACAAACAAAGGTATTCctaagaaacaaataaaatcaaaaaggcTTAAAAGCTAAATGTACAAGAGGGTCTAAATGTTTGCATATAATGTAGAGCTGTAGAGCTACAATTCTGCACTTAAGTACAGTTTTATTACACTGCCTGTTAGACatgctacaaaaagaaaaacagataagATATTTGTTTCACTCTCAGATGAGACGTTGTCTGAAACACAGACAACTACCTGTTATAAGTGAAGTAGGTGCAGCGCGGATGAGTTGAGCACAGAGTCTGACAGTGTTCAGGACAGGCAGCAGGCAGCGACTCAATGTCACTTCCTGGGATGTCAGTGTTTGGAAAAAGCTTTCTCTGACATACTGAATATAAAAGAGGAAagacatttgttttatttgatatGCTTTTATATTCccatgtgaagcactttgtaataGATTCTAGTCTTAAAAgggctatataaatacattttacttacattaggaaaacacacagacaacaaacaggaagtgagccGAAAGCTACAACTAGGTCTATGTACCTTTGTCAAAGTGCTGAGTTTGGTATGTTATGTGGGAGAATCCAGATGTTACACCAGCTCTTCTTTCAATAACAGGAGTCCTTGGTACAGTCCAACTGAATTTAAGGTGACACTTATACCTTAAACAGAACAAGAAATCTAGCTAACAAGAAATCATATTCTCCTTTGATGTTAGAGTGCAAAATATCATAGACAAACATGAACATggagtttaaaaaacaagatgTGACACAAGACTGCAATAAACTGAACTTTGGGAAATGCAGAGGTGTAGGACAAATCTTTTTGTTAAAAACTAATCTTTtgtggttaaaaaataaataaatatggaaacatgtgtttaaaataaatatgctATCCTAACTCAAATTTACCTGACTTTACTATTTGAGAAATTGTCTTTTACAAAAGCGAAGAACTGACACGCAGGGTCCTGGGTGCACACTCGCTGACACTCCTCGTGGTCACCTGTGAACAAGGACCTGTAGTCTCTCCTGAGGGAGTGGACTTTAGGTAGCAGTGGAAGTGCCTGCAGAGACCGACAAGTAGAAGAAGCCACGGTATAACCAACATAACAGATCAGATCCCGAAATTACTTGACATACAGTGCTTCCTATAGCTGGATATGGTTCTTTAGACTTTTGGCTGAACTCTGTTAAATCTCAAGTTGCCATCAGTGAGAGGCAGCGATCATGGGTGAGTATACTGGCATACAGTGTGGGACAGCTCTGTAACATCTCGTGGAAGTTGGGGAGAGTgcctctggattggcagactgGAGTGATGGTGTGTTCAA from Pelmatolapia mariae isolate MD_Pm_ZW linkage group LG22, Pm_UMD_F_2, whole genome shotgun sequence harbors:
- the LOC135933002 gene encoding coagulation factor XI-like produces the protein MITHLIFVGLLSLHSSSLSQACNPNILENMDFPGNDITFLYSPDVNHCQLLCTQHPSCLFFSFVRADWTHDDRRDYRSLFTGDHEECQRVCTQDPACQFFAFVKDNFSNSKVRYKCHLKFSWTVPRTPVIERRAGVTSGFSHITYQTQHFDKVCQRKLFPNTDIPGSDIESLPAACPEHCQTLCSTHPRCTYFTYNRNTFVCYLKENTHEIVTRADTGTSGLPHRSCQLNSNWARVAHEGVDFKGSDIRYELIDDADTCQKTCTEDPHCQFYTYVDETFFDCSYWRRCYLKRVITIPAPPKVIKVTNVVSGFSLKNCP